The following is a genomic window from Branchiostoma lanceolatum isolate klBraLanc5 chromosome 10, klBraLanc5.hap2, whole genome shotgun sequence.
GCGAGGACGACCCAGAAGTCAGGATAGTCGAATCTGCTAGAGCTGCAGCCGTTAGAGACCTCTTCCAGAAGACAGCTAAGGACAGAATCGCTTTTCTGGACAATCTCGTTTCTGAATGCATTTCTGTAATGGGCGAACCTCCGTGTAAATATGCCTTCATAGGTCTAGGTTCACAGGCCACGGAGCTGGTTACTCTGTTTTCAGACCTGGAGTTTGCGATTCTGCTTGAGGAAGGGTGCGACTCAGAAGAAAACAAGATGTTCTTCCGTAATCTCACTCACTACTTGCACATAAAAATCATTAATCTTGGAGAAACCATCCTTCCAGCTATGGCAATCAAATCTCTGAATGACTTTTACTCGGAGGATCCAGAAGACAGTTGGTTCTACGACTCCATAACGACACGTGGACTCGCCTTTGATGGGGCGATGCCCTGGGCAAGTCACACTCCTCTGGGCAGGAAGCAGACAGAAAACAAACCAGCGCTGGAGCTCATTCAGACTCCCAGCCAGTTGGCGAGGTTTCAGGACGCGGCTGTAGCCATGTCTGAAGAAGACCACCTGTCAGACGTCCTACGAAGCGTCTGTTACGTAACAGGGGAGGAAACTCTCGTTGAACAGTACCGTCTCAAGGTGATGGCAACGCTTAAACGTAACACCGCGCATGCCAACATTGAAATGGCAAATACAGAAGAGTTCAGGAACCCAGAGTTATTATCCACGCTACTGAACGTTAAAAGGGAGATTTATCGCTTCCCTACGATTGCTGTACAGAACATAGCTTTGCGCTGTGGGATTGGAACGTCCAGCGTGTGGGCAACCATCGAAGAGTTGGAATCCGGTGGGCATGTCAGCCATGAAAACGCCCACCACCTTGCAGTGCTCGTTGCTATCTCAGCTGAACTTAGACTGAGGACGTACATGGCTAACGGAggtcagaaagaaaacatgTCTGCCTTGTTGCGTTTTGGTAACGAAAGAAATCATAGGGACAAAGCTGTTTCTGATCTAGAGAAGGTGTTTTATCTTCCAAATCAAAAGATGCTGTACAGATACTACTACTCTGCTGTTCCTCTACGCAGAGCTTTGTTGGAGCTGCAGAGGAAAAACACGGTGTTTTCCCTCTCGTTCGCTCTGTTTGAAACGTCGGCGGAAACGAAAGGGGAGATGAACATGAAGCTTTGTGATTTCACATCCGCAAGGAAGCAATTTGAACGTGCACTGGAGAAGAACAAGACGATCCATGGTAACGGCAAAGACCATCCTGACATTGCATCGTGCTTTCGGAACCTTGGATGGGTCTGTTATAGCATGGGTGAGTACACTGATGCAGAGGTCTTCCTCCAAAGGGCACTGGACATGTACCTCCAAATACACGGGCAAGGATCGACCCACCCATCTATTGCTACCTCACTCAGGAGTCTAGGCGCTGTGGCTAGCTGCCTGGGAGATTACAAACAAGCGGAAACGTTTTTCGAACAGGCGTTGGAGAAACTGAAACTCCTACATGGCGATATTGCGGATCAAGCGGATATTTCGTCAGTTCTTCACAACCTGGGATCAACATGGGCTGACATGGGTTACAACAGAAAGGCAGTAAGTTTCTATGAAAAGTGTTTGGCGATGAGAAGAAGTCTATACGAGTCGAAAACAGCGCACCCGGATGTAGCGTCAGCGCTCAATAGCCTTGGCGCTGCTTGGAATAACCTTGGCGACTACAAAAAGGCGACCGACTTCTATAGACAAGCTCTTATCTTACGGAAGCGCACATACGGAAGTGAGACGGTACATCCCGACATTGTATCATCATTAGGCAACCTGGGTACAGCTTACCTCAACCTGAAggatcacaagaaagcaattGACTTGTTTGAGCAAGCTTTACAAATGAACAATCTTTTATATGAACACGGTCACGCACACCCAGATACAGCGTCGTTGATTGACAATCTCGGATCAGCCTGGAATAGTATTGGCGCACACAGAAAAGCCATTGACATCTTCGAAAAAGCTCTAGATATGAAGCGGCGAGTGTATGGAGATGGCATGGTACATCCAGAGATCGCAACATCGTTCACCAATCTCGGTGGGGTCTGGAGCGATCTGGAAGATCACAGGAAAGCAATGGAACTATATTCGCAGGCATTGAACATGTATAAAGCTATATACGGACAGGGTACTGCACATCCCAGAATTGCAATCACACTGAACAGCTTCGGAGCCGCATGGAGGTGTTTGGGTTTCCCGGCAAAGCGATTCATTTTTACGAACAGGCTCTTCACATGAGGGAGAGGATCTATGGCCAAAATGCAGCGCACCCAGATATTGTCACGTCACTCAACAATCTTGGAGAAGCTTGGAGTCAGCTTGGTAATCGCACGAAAGCGCTCACTTACGTTGAACAGGCTTTGGATGCAAGAAAGCTCGTATATGGGCACGACGCAGACCACCCTGACATTGCCTCGACATTCAACGACGTGGGGGTCGCCTGGAGCCTGTTTGGTGATCCCTTGAAAGTCATTGTCTTTTATGCACAGGCTCTGAATATGAGAAAACGTCTGTATGGGCACGATAGGGACCATCTAGACATTGCTAAATCCCTCAATAACTTAGGCACCGCATGGTGTATTCTAGGTCAGGTTCGAAAAGCACTTCCCTTCTACAAGGATGCACTAGACATGCTGATACGTTTATATGGTGATACAGCTCATTCAGATATTGCAGGGTCACTCAATAACATAGGTATAGCTTGGGTCAACATCGGTCATTACCGAaaagcaataaagttctttgaaAGGGCGATTGTCATGAAGAAGCGCCTCTACAAAGACCGTAACGCGTACCCGAAAATTGCATCATCACTGAATAACCTTGGCGAAGCTTGGGGTGAATTGGGTCATCATGGTAGATCTATTCTGATACATGAACATGCGTTACACATGCGGAGATGTACCTACGGACACGATACCGCTCACCCAGATACAGCCACGTCACTGTACAACCTGGGTAAAGTATGGAGTAAACTAGGTGATCACAGAAAAGCCATGAAGTTCCATGAGCAAGCTCTGGATATAAGAATACGTGTAACTGGAAATATCGATAGAACCTCGCACCCCGCACCCAGACATTGCTTCGTCGCTCCAAAGTATGGGTGATGTGTTAAGTGATATTGGTGACTACAGGAAAGCAATAATCTTCTACGAAAGAGCTTTGAAGATTAGGAAAAATGTTTACGGACATGATGCGATACATCCCGACATTGCTTCATTATACAACAACCTAGGAACTGCATGGAGCCAGTTGGGGCATCAGAGAAGAGCAGTCGGTTTCCATGAACTCGCCTTGGACATCAGGAGACAAACGTATGGACCTGAGGCAACGCACCCAGACATTGCTTCGTCACTCAACAACCTTGGTGCTGCTTGGTGCAATCTTGGTGACTATGGGAAGGCACTGAAGCTGTATGAAGAGGCACTGAACATCAAAAGACGGGTATACGGACTCAAGACAGCACACCTAGATGTTCTGAGGTCCCTCAGCAACCTGGGTGCAACGTGGAACTACTTAGGTCATCCTAACAAAGCAATCCTGTGCTATGACGAGGCGTTGCGCATGAGCAGAGTTATCTTTGGTGACGATTTAGCACACCATCAAACAGCCACCCTACTACAAAAGCTGGGAACATCGCGGGGAGTACTCGGTGACCACAGGAAGGCCATCAACTTGTTCGAAGAAGCTGTACAGATGGAGAAACGCCTGCGCGAAAACAGTGCAGAACATCCAAACATCTGTCTGCTTCTGTCCAACTTGGGCGTGTCTTTGGCTGCCCTGGGGGACAACAGGAAGGCAATCGACGTACTACAAGAGGAACTGACGATGATGAACAAAATCTATGGACACAACGCGGCCCATCCGGATGCACTCAGGACTCTGAAGAACCTGAGTAAAGTCTGGAGAGCCCTGGGCGATCACGACAAGGCAACTGCATTATCGCTGCAGGCGGAGGAGATGCAACGTCGACTAAGATAAGATGTAGAGCATTGCCTCTGTAGCTATTTGTATGATATCCCTCATAGCTTTACAAAAACACACCTCTGAATATGTGTATGATGTAACAACCTTTATCTACTTTATCATTATATTAATCTTCACCATAGTTAACATTAACCTACAGAATTATGTTGTCCTTGTTGTGTACATATCATAGAAATCAGTCATGTAAATAAGTATGATGATTGCATTTCTCTTTAATGTTCAATAAGTTGGTAATATGTCAAGCTTGGATAACAATTTCGTTTTTACAGCTGCAACCGAAATAGATTGAATTCTAAACCAAGATCAACTTTTCTTAAAGTATTCTCATATTTCTTAAACCAGACTCACATTGAAAAGTGATAGAAGTTCAACTATATTGGTCTGTAACTGTAGGCCAAAGTTCaccattacagtcatgcgcagagggtccattttaatgccacagaaaccgcatgtatatgctatttaaaagtagctgcaggaggcctctttgttggaaatgttggtgtttttgagctggaattgacaggtaagggttgtggctatttgatttagttagaaaaacagggttttagccgtgtttgaagtgtccggtacactttgaaataggtgtagtttggttgtgatcaggtcttgtcaaggggggtcaaaggtcatctccctatgttttgatagaatttcaccactttgcgccggtggaaaatcggcgaaactcagtagattgacactttagaggtcagactacgctgccaatgtgagttttccatgacctaaacttcaggtaggtgacttttgacagccctttCCTTATATGTCTACCATTGAAAGTATAGGGGCCAGGAATTGGTACTCTTCAGCCTGTAACTGTAAATCGAGTTTATGCGTTAAGATTGAAAGTTTTCGATGCGCCACCTCTGGCTGCCAGCAGTACTGCAGTCCGTCATAATCAACCCGGATACAGATCCGTCCAAACACCTGTCCGTTTGAGGGTGGTACAGCACTCCGGAATCCTGAAAAGAAATGTAACTCTGAAGGAAACTGGAAGCATGATAATTCTCCTATTCTAGTTCCCAAAAGTCGTTGAGATAGTTATCATTGTTCTCATCTTGAAGCTTTGCTGACATATCTTTTGTTCGGTCATATGAGAGTTATATTTCATAAATCACTAAAAGCGACGTTGCAAACCAGTGTGCAAAGCGCCCCCTGTCGTCTGCACGTTACCTTGACAACCCATTTCTGCTCCTCAGACGGACCGTCGTCACCGCGAATGTGCGTGCACTTCGCAGTGATGACGTCAGGTCTATCCCATGATGCCTGCAGGCAGAAGTTACCGCTGACGTCTCGCACCTCCTGCGCATGCGTCACTTCCCAGTACTAGTGGGGAAATGAAGTTCATGATTGTGATTAAAACTGATgcttgatctccaagcagatgttcagTTTCTACTCGTTTTTCCAtgcttcttctcttcttctgtctCTGGGTCTCCTAAGTGATACTTCTAATACACTTTCTCAAAATGCATACTTAgtattttattttaaaaatccAACATCTATATGAAACCGTCATCACATGCCCAGCAACAAACTGGttcatgatatgaaaaataTTGATCTTCATTATTACCTTAGTTATTCCTTTCATGCTTTCTTCAACCCAAGTATGATAGTCTTATCTTACcacttagaaatacatgtagaatacaatTTTACATTAATTTCGCAAACTAAACCCTGCTTTGCAAACATTATGTCTGATGATGATCATCtttcaatcaataaaaaaatggtAACAAAAATCTTGGCAAACTATAATAAAAACGTGCGAACATAAACATTCCATAGTCAAAAGAACTGTATCACGACCCCGTCAGCACACCTGTGTACCCCCCTTCCCGTGGCAGGTGAACACCCCGGCCGGCTCCTTCTCCACCTTAATGACGTCCAGACACATGCCAGTCTGTTCATTGGAGATCTGTTGTGCATTCAATAAACATTTGGGGAAAAATAAGTCGTTGTAAAATCAACTGGCAATTTgattatacttgtacgtaggttgaATTCCAGAGGCACGTAGATAAAGCCCTTGCCATCAAACACAGTTTGGgagtcagtcactgacgaaagactgcggatgctgtctgaaacgtctgactttcaaaattttgtccagttgccttggtaactatttttggcgtaaagttTGTGAGGTTGTTTAGAATTTCATGTTTAACAGTGTTtgagttttatttttttctgtagtttAAGTGACCACTGATCAAATGTATACATCTATAACTTACAAATATCCTTAAGAGATTtacatgtgtttatttgttttgaaaacCAGTTACAAGCTGTCTCACAGTTCCTAGTGCGCATGTGCGGCCGTGATGCCATGTGGTATcggtcaaagttcaagatcacttGGCTTGTGACCAAAAGGTTCCGGTTCGGGCCAAATAGATCCTAAAATAAGACGCAGATTCTAGGTTTTCTCggtagttttggctcccgatttttcggctatcgctaaagcagtgcgttatctttttttttcttgaaaagcccgatcttcgtagcgttttacggtttccgagttttggtcgtcccgACATCACGACTACAAATGCACACTTGGAACTTACCGTGGGATTATGCCTGAGGTCATACCTGATTGGCTAAATGTCTGGGACATACAGGGTACGAGCTGAACACGTGACTAGCTGGAGTCACGTGACTTACCTGCCCATGGCCGATTGGTCGGATGTCCGGGACGTACAAAGTGGGGTACACGTGACTCAGGTACCAGCTGAAGTCCCGACAGTGCAGAGCTTTCCTCAGAAGCTTTCGCTGCGTAACGTCTCCCATAGCATACTAGTAAAATGTTTGACAATATagttaacaaaagtttcaaAGTCTATTCTGTTTAAGCATTATGCGCTGACCGCTGAACGGAGCACTTTCAGACGTGCCAAAATGCTTTCGACGTCCGATGATATCTTTTTAATGGGTGATGTTGCCCCCTTCTCATgtgacccgcggcacgctggcggcgtcgctgcggtcgatcgaattgacaaagcactcaacgaatttcatcaacaaaaaacgaatctttttaagctttgtgtgttttgttttttggtcatacttgtacgttttgaatgatattcccatcataaagtcaagggtaacacaaattcagtttaggacgcagcgacacgccagcgtgccgcgggtccagtgagagggggggctttaggTACAGAGTTGGTATGTTGGCGTTCCCGCTCATAACTGTATTTTacactagcctccatagcaggctctctggggccttttggggcttataatacacttttgctgatgatactttttgtactgggtcgtttgggGCCAAGTGGTTACACACTGGctacacaaacgacccagtacaagaagaagtcatcagcaaatatCATAATCCCCAAAAAGGCCCAagaaagcctgctatggaggctactttTACACAGATATGTTTTGAAAGTTCATAATCCTTCAATATTTAGGAATGTCCCCTGAAGTAGATTTCATTGCAGTATCCATAAAGACCATCGGCCTGGTGTTGGGCATGCTCACCACTTTGTTGATCATTGATTTGTACGGTATTTTTTCATTAAGTACAATCATAGATGGAAACCGAAAAataagcacacaaaaataacCGTTCTATATTCGGGGTGTTTCCGGTAGTAGAGCTCCTTGTAGTCGTCCATCCACACCTCCGCCATGCGCCTGTTGTTGTGAACCAGCAACGTCCAGGCATCTGCCTTCGAATACGGTGACGTAGGTCTGAACACGTGACCCACGTGAGAACACGGCAGGATCTCGATGGTTCCGCCACACTGCCAGATCTGTTTTGAAATAgatttgatgacatcatcaactGGGAACCCAAATCTGCTGTGAAATTGCAAAAGATTGGGGTATTTTTGCGATGGGTATATCAGTATTATGTACTTGAACATATGGCCAAAGACAAATTGCTGGCCCCACATTTAACCACAAACAAATACCTGCAAATACCACATTTAACCAACAAATAACTGCGCAAAGAAATCAATCTGATGTAATTAGCCCGACCGGGACGGGGGACGGTACCAACGTCCCGTGACCTTTGGTGCACCACTGACGAAAGGACACGTGACAGAAGTGAGCGGGTCAGTTTTTCTGAAGAAGACCAAAGCGTCGTTTGAAATTTCTGTGACTTTACTTAACCTGTGTCGGGAGGCAAGTTTAAATAGATGCATCAATAAGGCGTTTCGTTAGGTTATCCGGAAGGAgaaacacatgacgtcacgttaCGTTACCCGGAAGGACATCTCTATGTTCTCCCCGCCCCAGACCTCCATGCCGGTGTCGTACGCCCCCAGGTACTCGAAGTACTTCTTGCTAATGGAGAAAATCCCGCCGGCCATGGTCGGAGACCTGTTGGTGAATTGCACGTCAGCAAAATTTAGAAAGAGAGAGCAAAATACATATAGATCATTGAACGACTATTGAGAGTTTGTGGGAGATTATTGGAAGATCATTGAGATTGTTGAAAAACCAATGAGAGTATTGAAAGATCTTCATTGGAAGATGTTTTGAAGACCTTGGAGAGATCATTGGAAGACTGAAGAGATTCTTGAAAGACCGTTGAGCTCATTGGATAATCATTAAAGACCATCGGAGGCTCACTGACAAAACAAACCTAATGGGATCCACTGGAGATGTTCTCCGCTTCTTCTCATGCTCAGGAATCTGCTCCCAGATGAAGGTTAATTCGTTGAAGTTGATCCCGCCCATCTGTGTATCCTGTGGTGTAAGTAAAGACAGCGACAACGCACGATATTGAGGAAGATGTTTGGGCGACATGTTTAGCCATTACACGCAAGAAAAGTTACTCTTGGGGAGCTTTCTTGACGCTCCCTGCTTTTTCTTCAACCGAGTAAGTCAGATCTCGGCGAGGATATTGACAACTTTGTCGCTGTGATTGAATCAAATGTTCTACATACTAATAAAGTGTTCTTAGTTTATATCGTGCAAGAAAGTTTGTTTAAAATCATCTGTATTCTATGTTTGttcgttgttttgtttgtttggtcgCTTTAACTACTCTGCTCTGGAAGGTTGACTGAGCAGTGATTTTGTGTTTATCTATCCGTCTGTTTGAACGAACGCCCCACCTCTAGGCCTACGAAGACGTACTCGAAGGTGTCGTGCTGGATGATGTCCAGGACGGAGATGGGGACGGTGCTGAAGTTTCTCGCGATGGTCTCTAACTGGGGTTCCAGCCAGCCGTGCATGCACTCACAGTGCGAGTCCAGAAACGTCAGGACCTGGGCACAGGAACCGAAATACTTCAGAGTGTTCTGATCATTTCCCACTCATTTTCAACACGGAAAATGATGGACAAAAAATTGCACAAAGGAGACGTCTCTCGGGCGTtgccaaaaatgtttttttctcttccttAGCCGACAAAGCCGGAGAATATAAAACTGCAAGAAATAGGATGAAACTAGAAGAAAGAGGATGAAACTAGAAGAAAAAGGAGATAAATATCATTGTACCCTTCTCCATTCTCTCTTTTCTTTTTAGTTTGTTTTATGGAAACGAGATGGGTAAAAGGAAACTAAGAGGCTTCGCCTGTGAGGTGTTGCTAAAAAAGTTTACCTCTCCCCTTGCGTGTAAGGCCCCCACCAGCCGGGCCCTGATCAGCCCCTGCCGTTTGGGGCTGCGCACAAGCCGCACCTGGGGGAGTGCGGACAGGTATTCCTCCAACGGAGCCTGCAGGTGATCtggaaaattgttttgtttgtttattaatcaTATATTTGTTATCTCCTTGGAacgggaggtattgttttttgtgtttgtgtgagtttcCATACTCATGTGCATGTCGACATGCTAGGCACGTCGGAGacacactgacaggaagttaggtcaaaggtcccaacATGGTTCCAGAATAGGTTATCCCATTTCCTCGTAAATTGTTGAGACTAATACTAATCACGCTTTACGCTGAACGAACCTAGTAACTGAGGATAATGACGTTAAAATTTTAATTAACAGAAGTAAAAACTTTTGTTGCCAGACTGggatccaaacctattatagctcccgagtcttcTCTCCTCAAATAGAGGATTTGTGGAGAGGAACTATGATAGTTTTGGATCCCAGGCTATTTTGTTACTTGTCAGTAACAcag
Proteins encoded in this region:
- the LOC136443885 gene encoding uncharacterized protein, whose amino-acid sequence is MGDVLSDIGDYRKAIIFYERALKIRKNVYGHDAIHPDIASLYNNLGTAWSQLGHQRRAVGFHELALDIRRQTYGPEATHPDIASSLNNLGAAWCNLGDYGKALKLYEEALNIKRRVYGLKTAHLDVLRSLSNLGATWNYLGHPNKAILCYDEALRMSRVIFGDDLAHHQTATLLQKLGTSRGVLGDHRKAINLFEEAVQMEKRLRENSAEHPNICLLLSNLGVSLAALGDNRKAIDVLQEELTMMNKIYGHNAAHPDALRTLKNLSKVWRALGDHDKATALSLQAEEMQRRLR
- the LOC136443884 gene encoding uncharacterized protein, coding for MARLSLVEKLQELETRLEATGESLEVGYGRALRDAIAEKDSYIEVEALKCLGDLHLEKGQLAKDLKEFKTSTAFYTAALLRCNDRDLGQAILDRVAFMEKLAERLARKDSQNHERQNTLSTGAPINDVLRIGEVCHRLSMARFEGLSGMYVLEEGYTKALIRAIATGDTLLEVELVKSLGDLYLETGKAWRDVALLSKAIAMYNNARARCDDTDGKDVLIHRVKYTEKVKGTVIRMRRGGIYDHETVNSEEDPDGTCMLRSYTEHHRLGDRALRNGDVHLAERQFASALKVVHGSGPAHLHKEAESLHKLGDVYLERGKVTKDGEDFTKAASLYNASMARIENRPFKRGSILAIKRTEESFLQHAIGVACVASPYELDRRHKTKLTGMRDKVKQQLDFIDEQNDPYKYGEDDPEVRIVESARAAAVRDLFQKTAKDRIAFLDNLVSECISVMGEPPCKYAFIGLGSQATELVTLFSDLEFAILLEEGCDSEENKMFFRNLTHYLHIKIINLGETILPAMAIKSLNDFYSEDPEDSWFYDSITTRGLAFDGAMPWASHTPLGRKQTENKPALELIQTPSQLARFQDAAVAMSEEDHLSDVLRSVCYVTGEETLVEQYRLKVMATLKRNTAHANIEMANTEEFRNPELLSTLLNVKREIYRFPTIAVQNIALRCGIGTSSVWATIEELESGGHVSHENAHHLAVLVAISAELRLRTYMANGGQKENMSALLRFGNERNHRDKAVSDLEKVFYLPNQKMLYRYYYSAVPLRRALLELQRKNTVFSLSFALFETSAETKGEMNMKLCDFTSARKQFERALEKNKTIHGNGKDHPDIASCFRNLGWVCYSMGEYTDAEVFLQRALDMYLQIHGQGSTHPSIATSLRSLGAVASCLGDYKQAETFFEQALEKLKLLHGDIADQADISSVLHNLGSTWADMGYNRKAVSFYEKCLAMRRSLYESKTAHPDVASALNSLGAAWNNLGDYKKATDFYRQALILRKRTYGSETVHPDIVSSLGNLGTAYLNLKDHKKAIDLFEQALQMNNLLYEHGHAHPDTASLIDNLGSAWNSIGAHRKAIDIFEKALDMKRRVYGDGMVHPEIATSFTNLGGVWSDLEDHRKAMELYSQALNMYKAIYGQGTAHPRIAITLNSFGAAWRCLGFPAKRFIFTNRLFT
- the LOC136443348 gene encoding polypeptide N-acetylgalactosaminyltransferase 12-like, with product MYSLKIPVKQSGERLIVIERYPSNFSILKVTVIVSLLWLSVGAVMWQFALLDETSSALHHESARSASVNKVGAEHPTRDKQRLDLGETKKASQKSSAVKKEKEEEKIVEKREDKKEPIDLTPHLKRPTVDPTAPGEGGQGVKLQPMTPEEKRLHAEGLKNNSFNAWASSKISLHRSLPDLRHRLCKEKQFFRPLPQTSVIIIFFNEAWSTLLRTVHSVLEASPAELLREVILVDDCSTFDHLQAPLEEYLSALPQVRLVRSPKRQGLIRARLVGALHARGEVLTFLDSHCECMHGWLEPQLETIARNFSTVPISVLDIIQHDTFEYVFVGLEDTQMGGINFNELTFIWEQIPEHEKKRRTSPVDPIRSPTMAGGIFSISKKYFEYLGAYDTGMEVWGGENIEMSFRIWQCGGTIEILPCSHVGHVFRPTSPYSKADAWTLLVHNNRRMAEVWMDDYKELYYRKHPEYRTYAMGDVTQRKLLRKALHCRDFSWYLSHVYPTLYVPDIRPIGHGQISNEQTGMCLDVIKVEKEPAGVFTCHGKGGTQYWEVTHAQEVRDVSGNFCLQASWDRPDVITAKCTHIRGDDGPSEEQKWVVKDSGVLYHPQTDRCLDGSVSGLIMTDCSTAGSQRWRIENFQS